In Bacillus rossius redtenbacheri isolate Brsri chromosome 11, Brsri_v3, whole genome shotgun sequence, the DNA window cccattttgaacaaaattcCTTTGTGTATCATGTACATTATTGCCTAGCCTATGTCTTTCTTCAAATCCTCTAAACCCTTCTTGTGAATTATCATCACCATCCTTTACTAATTCACATGAGAGTTGTTCATGCACAGGTGGGGTTTTTGATTCATATTTATCAACTGTTTGAGTGTCTCCACTAGGTTCTTCTATGTCACCTGCAATGACCAGAGGCTGATTTATGCTATCCCTGATTATATCTTTTCGATTCCTTTCTACCTCATGACCAGTGTCAACCCTTACGCGATACGACCGTGGTCTGTCCAAGAGTTTCACAATCTGTCCACTTTGCCATGAATTCCTGTTCCTAACTTTTACTAGACTCCCTTCCTTAAGAGGTTTCAGCACCCTCGAGTGGTAGTCGTaatagtgtttttgtttttgttgtctagCATACAAATCCTGCACTATGTTAGGCTGTATTTGAGGAATAAATCTGTCAGCTGTAGAGGGTAGCAAGCCTCTTAGGCGTCTGCTAAATAACAGCTGGGCCGGTGAAGGCATTGTGGTGTCAATTGGTGTATTACGATACTCCAAAAGAGCTAGCATGATGTCCTTGCGATCAGCAACAGACTTTTTTAACATGTGTTTGATAGTTTGTATATGGCGTTCTGCTAGTCCGTTGGACTGCGGGTACATAGGGCTCGaggttttatgtttaaaatcccAACGCATGGAAAAATCCTTGAACTCTCTAGAGGAAAATTGAGGACCATTGTCACTGTAGAGAATTTCCGGAATACCGTGTCTAGCCATTACAGCTTTACAGTGTGCAATTACTTGAGTTGATGAGAGGTTTGGAAGGTGGCTAAATTCAGGGTATTTCGAGTATGTATCAACTAGCAAGAGATAATCTTTGCCCTGGAAGTGAAATATGTCAATAGCTACTATCTGCCAGGGTCTGCCTGGAATTTCTTTATCAATTTGGGGTTCTTTAGTATTAGCATGCTGTGCTGCCCTGCATGTAGTACAATTGCCTACTCTGTTTTCTATGTCTCTTGACATGCCAGGCCAAAAAACACATTCACGAGCCCGTAGCTTACATTTTTGAATCCCTAAGTGAGTGTAATGAATTTTATCTAGCAAAGCCCCTCTCATGGATGTGGGAATTACGATTTGGGTTCCTTTGTATATTAGGTCATCCTGTATAGTCAAATCTTccttaaatgaataatattcttTTACGCAGGACGGCAGTTTTTTACTTGTATTAGGCCAACCCTTTAAGATGACTGCTTTGAGTTGGATCAATGTTTCATCCTTAAGTGTTTCAGATTGAAGGTTTCCCAAAGTTTTGTTAGATGCTTGTATGTGGTGTACAACCAAGCCTTGTTGAGCTGCAATCTCTTGTTCATGCAGTTCAAAGTTTGTATCTGGGCCACTAGCTCTAGACAAGGCATCAGCTATTGCTAATTCTTTACCTGGAACATATTTCAGGGTAATGTCATAATTTTGTAACTTGATTCTCATGCGCTGTAATCGTAATGGGCACCTATCCAAGGGTTTTTTAAATATTGCCTCCAATGGCTTATGATCTGTCTCAACAAGAACAGTACGCCCAAAAATGTATTGGTGAAAACGCTCACAGCCGTAAACTACCGCTAGCAGTTCTTTTTCAATCTGTGCATAGTTCTGCTGGGTCTGTGTCAATGATTTTGATGCATATGCCACTGGACCCTTAGACTGTAACAGAACTGCTCCCAAACCCTTTTGGGATGCATCAACTGAAATGGTTATAGGCTCATGAGGGTTATAAAACTGTAATACAGGTGTAGTGGCTaacaaaattttcactttttcaaaaGCATTTTGATGTCGTTCTGACCACTGCCAGATAGCCCCTTGTTTGCACAATTCCCTTAATAAGGCAGTGTGTTCAGACAGATTGGGAACAAATTTTCCAAGGTAAGTTATCATCCCGAGAAACCTTTGCAAGTCACTCACTCCCTTGGGTTCCAAAAAGTCAGTTATGGCTTGAACTTTACTCGGGTCAACTTTTATTCCTTCTTTGCCGAAGATATGTCCTATGTATTTGACCTCGCTTAGGCGAAACCTACATTTATCCCAgttaaatgttacatttttttttaatgcccttTGAAGGACCCTTTCCAACCTCTGATCATGTTCATGTTGGTCCTTACCAAAAACAATGATGTCATCAATATAAACTTGTACCCCATCAATGTCCTGAAACAATGTGCTAAAAACTTTGAAGAAAATTTCTGACGCACAAGACAGTCCATAGGGTAGGCGTGTGAACCTAAGCCGTCCCTGTGATGGTGAGTGAAAGGTAGTCAGCTTTGAGCTTTCCTCAGTAAGCTGTATCTGCCAAAAACCTTTATTGGCGTCTAAAGTGCTAAAGTACTGTGATCCTTGCATTTTGAGAGTGACCTCCTCTAGTGTTGGTAATCTACAGTGTTCTCTTAAGATTGCATTGTTTAATGGTTGAGGGTCTAAACAAACTCTCAATTCCCCAGAAGGCTTCTTTACGACAACAATAGGGTTCAACCATTCAGTTGGTTCATCCACCTTGATTATTACCCCTAGTTTTATCATTCGATCCAGCTCTTCTTGCAGCTGGTCATGTAGAGAAAAGGGTATTCTTTGAAAAGAAACTGTCGGTGGTGCACTATCTGGTTTTAGCACAAACTGATGTGGTTCCACCCTAATGTTGCCTAAGCCTTCAAAAACAGCCTTATATTGAGACAACATTTTGTGCATTTGCGGTTCCTGTCTCGCATCCACCGTGTCTACTCTCTTAAGTATTCCAAGTTGCTGAATGCCAGGTAACCCTATTATAGGTGTAGAGTGATCAACTTTTGTCACCTGAAATTCTAATTTGTGCGAGGTCCCTAAGTTAGTCCTACAGTCAAGAAAACACTTTCCTAAGAGTTGTATTTCTGACCCCGAATAGGTTCTGAGTGCCACCTGGGACTTTAACAATGCAGTATTAGTTAACTTCAATTTTAAGAAAACACTTTCAGGAAGTACATTAACTTGTGCCCCTGTATCaactttgaaattaatatttacatcagaGTCAGTTATATATAAACTATAAAACCATTCATCCGTTAGGTTTGTTGCTATACCATCAACAGGCATAAGCATTTTAGATGTAACACAACCTAACAACAATTCAACAGGCTTTTCACTACCTACATTACTTTCCTTATTTAACACTTCATTGACAGATTTCAATCTACACATTCTCGAATAATGACCCCTTTTATTGCAATTATAACATGCAGCATTGATCGCAGGGCACTGTTGGTAAGAATGTTTATGTCCACATTTGTGACACATCTTATCAAAAGATTGACCATACCTTGAAAAGCCTTCATTGTGTGTGCCATGTTCCGGATGTAGCTTACTTGTTGATGGCTTGTTGTACTGCTGATGCGTGGCCCTTCCATCTCGTGGACCCTTAAAGCTGTTATTAGAGTGAGAAGGGTATGCTGCTCGTCCCATGGGTTTTCCTCTTGTCCTGTAATTTGAAGTTCTCTTCTCACAGATGTCTTCATCTTCTGTACTTCTTTCTGACGACTTCATACTTTTTTGATTGCTACGATACACTGTATGTACTACCTCCTTTCTATCGATTGTCTCCATTAATTCTTGTGTCTGTTCAGCAGCTTTGCAAATTTGTGTTGCCTTTGCCAGCGTTAGTATCGGCTCCCGTAACAAGCGATCTTTGAGACGGGAATCTCGAACTCCACACACTATTCTGTCTTTGATGAGGTCATCTCTTAGTCCATCATAACCACAATTGGTGCTTAGACGTCTTAGTGCTGTGACAAAGGCGTCGATAGTCTCCCCTTCTTCTTGTACTCGATTGTTGAATTTATGTCTTTCGACACTTTGATTAGTCTTAGGCAGAAAATATGATTCTAAGCATGCCAGAACAGAATCatattttttactgttttctTCAGATATATCCATGGTGAAGAATAAATCCTGCCCTTCTTCACCAAGCACGTGCAGCAATGTAGCTATTTTAATACCGTCGTCTTTACCGTCACCACCTGTGgctttcatatatattaaaaatttttgcttccAGCGCTTCCAATTGTTAGCCAGATCTCCATCAAAGGTGAAAGGTCCCGGTGGTTTCAGTCCCTCCATTACGCGTGCGTTTTAGGGTAACACTTAACACATCACAAAACCAAACTATTCGTCAATATCTATTACAGTCCAGTTACCAGAATGCGACGGAGATATTCCGCATCGTACACATACCAGAAACAGTCCGCAGCGCCATGTTATGATCTGGATTATAGTGGATTATGAACTGGAAAACAGTAACGACAAGTCTCTTGGGAGGCCATATTGCCAACTGCTTTAATTCCGGAAGTGCATAGATACATGCACTAAACACATAGATACATaacattatgcaaaaaaaatttcaaaagatgATGGGAACTTCAGGCACTTTGTATAGTGTGCGGATTTGTTGATGCCGACTTGAAGCAGATGTCCTTATTGTTGATTGGTTCGCACCACCTGTGTTGAAATGTATCTACAACCAACCTGCTGATGGAAGTTAGCAGCAATTTgttgtttatatttatacttCGTCTGCCCTCTcccccaggggcgcaacaactaaatttccaaagggggggcaatatagggcctaccttattataaagaatcatcatcgatcccccctattgaagcgggggtcatccgggggtccttcccccgggaaaatttgtatttcagggtggaaaatgatgctatttaagccgttttattatctaaaaattgaatacacagcactttcttagcccccgtttgcccccacttcaaggtttcagatggggggcaaaatacccttgcccccccccccctgttgttgcgcccctgctctcCCCCTTGCCTTATTATTTGGAAGGTGTAGCACCTCCTGAATGACCTTGGGTCGGGAACTATGCATTCATCACTGCAAGGCCTTCTTATTTAGAAGGTGTAGCAGCTCCCGAACGACCTTGGGTCGGCAACTGTGCGAGGCCTCGCCCCGTTTGACCTCGTGCGCTGACCGGTGCCCCCCCGCAGGTGCAACGAGCACGGCCAATGCAAGAACGGCACCTGCCTGTGCGTGACGGGCTGGAACGGCCGCCACTGCACCATGGAGGGCTGCCCCGGGGGATGCAGCGGCCACGGGGAGTGCCGCGCCAGCGCCGACGGCGCCTGGGAGTGCCGCTGCTTCGACGGCTGGGACGGGCGCGACTGCAACACGGCGCTGGAGCAGAGCTGCAGCGACGGCCGCGACAACGACAAAGGTGCGCGCGGGCGTGTCGGTTGAAGTGCCGACACCTCCCGCCTCTCCACCCTGAGGGTCCGCACCGCCTCTCATTCCTAGAGAGTTGTTTCGTTCCGCTTGTTCATGCGTAGCTTTCAACTTTTGCgtaaacattttaacatttaaattaaatattttccttaaatGTTTGTAGTGAAACAGACGTaaatcaggggtgcccacaagggggggtaacgacgcagactgcgtcattaaaatttcagggggggggggtggttaaaagacgagaaaaatgtatatattatttacataattatagcttctaatgtgaaaatacgattctggtgctttgataattgaaagggatcttgtaaatcaatttggcaaccccgcactttcctcaacaaaatcagtttggcatctgtcggttcaggatggaaatattacctgatatgaccaaaattattattagaaaatcagttttaattaatgcaaaatgtgataagatataatactaaaaaagtataatgttataaaataattgagtaaatcatttagaaaatggcataaaaaaattcggggggggggggggggcgtatcattagtttaggggggggggggtgagtcatagtgtttggggggggggggtgggcacctctgcgtAAATGCAGAGCAAGATAAGGTTGATTTGAAAACAATGGCATCATAACAAAAGATAGTAAACCAAATGCTCCTGAGAATTAGATCAAGgtcagaaaaatataataaaagttattttagacGGTGCGGTTGATTGCTGCTTCATGTTCAAAGAAAAGTGAATGAATGTTTcgaggaaaaataaaacaaatgaaagtTTGCCCAAAGAAGTAATGTatgattatattaatttttgtatttattaagaAGCAACCTCGGTATACGTCTTTTGGTGTGGAACTACggggctgccatctgtggcaaagTTCATGgagacaaaaggaaactttatagtattaaccatttaataaatttctacaagatgggcagtattttaattaaaattccttgttgaaaatttgTTCCAATATCGctggttagtatttttttaaagtaatttttttcttttatcgaagacattttattatatagtttaaccttttgctctACAAATCagatgattcgatagttgacgtatcTGCTCCAGCAGCAAAATTTTagtggcgggtgcagaaactatgtgtgattcgcatcaagaTATGTAGTCGAAAACacgatttttgtatatttatcatggTCAgcattatttcaacaaattatatgttcagtttttttttttaattttggtgtccgagtttttgtattgtaagtttatttgcaacatgagaacacatgaagcTGTtggtcagggccggcgcgtccatacaggcgaactggGCAACCGCctggggcgccaagtagctgggggcggcgcagcacgacacataacagctgctGTAATATGTTTGACGATTatcgaaactagatgaaaatggaatttttgtaacagttcggaatgtttatattggtataagtaattatttaaaggtCCACtgcgacctgtttatgatttgtaataggtaaaaacagtaaaaaaaaaaaaaaacaagcctgcttacattcgATTGTTggcaaaatcttaggcttaccgtgatgtattttgatgcgaggaaaaaaatttttttggtggtGTCCCGGCAgtgaggggttgggggggggggtgggggggacatTGAGGGTTTTTCTCGCCCcggggcgccaatttaccttgcgcCGGCCCTGCTGTTGGTCATCGAGGTTCAGATGTTTGGGCATCCGTGGCGAGTGCTCAcgtgtttttcttttcttcccaGACGGCCTGGTGGACTGCGAGGACCCGGAGTGCTGCTCCAACCACCTCTGCCGCAGCAGCCAGCTGTGCGTGTCCGCCCCCAAGCCCATCGACATCCTGCTGCGCAAGCAGCCGCCCGCCATCACCGCGTCCTTCTTCGAGCGCATGAAGTTCCTGATCGAGGAGGGCAGCCTGCAGAACTACGCCAAGCAGGAGACGTTCAACGAAAGGTGAGGCTTCTTGGGGGTGGTAGCGGGTAGGGGCAGTCGGCCCCGACCCCACCCCCGCGGCGGACGGACCATCGCTGGCGACGGCCGTTcgcaatcacccccccccccccccctttccccccttgCAGCGTGCGGGCGCGACCTCACACTCGCGAGGAACTGCAAACGGGAAAGTGGGAGAAACTGCAGCGGTTCTttcgtctatttttttttttttgttactcatATTCCATACATTTGCTGTGTTTGTGCCCCGTGTGATATCACtttcccagttttttttatatgtgcgtATGTTTTGTGAGTGTGAGCATTGACTAAAAAAAAAGAGTATGGTTCGCTGGAAGAAAGTTGGTATACACTTCATGtggaaaactgattttttttttttttttagttgctttCACATAATGCACTGATTCCTACAAATTACACACaataccttttatttttttatttttttttatataacgttAATAATGTACAATACGTTTCATTTGGTCGTTTTCcttttatttgcaaatttttaattatagtagttttaatatatatattttttcataacattttaaaacaatttttatttagcagtttcatttattttatacaacAATTTATGGTTTTCTTGTGTGTTCTATACTATAGACTTAAATATACATTCTTACATCATTTTgatgattaaattttaaaaacaaaaatattttttattttaaactgttcACACTTCTTTATATGTATAACTACGTATTTTAGGATGTTCTGTACATGGAAAAACTTTACaattattcaattattatttacatttatatgcAGACAAAATCACATGTCCTCTAATTTGGAGGGAATAgtagtaatactttttttttcataaagtttCTGGTGGATTACTAACTGACTTTCTTCTGGCATCCAGCACAACAACACACTGGTTTTGTGGTAAATGTATTTAGATTGTGGTCGCATGTTGGGTTGAGTGTTGTCATTCAGCGTTTTCTGACACGTCCATCGTGTATGCAGcatttcattcaagcaaaaaaaaaaaaattgtgaaaataaagaAATTTGTTTGCAATAGCGaaatttttctgatttttctaTAGTTTCTGTTGGGGTACTGAATTTGTTGGCTGCATGATACAGATGATCGTTAGGAATAATTCACTAAtaagtttatcacaaaaaaattaattgttaatgtttttttgatggttttttttggAATCTGTAGAATGTACGTGATCTGGAGTCTTAAAATCTGTCGTCTGGTGTTTACTTTTGTTAAGTGGAGTTCTGCATGTTGTGGTTTGATATTCTATTAACAGAATGCGTATATATATCTGTCTCTGAACGTCATTATTATCAGATCGGGAAAAATTCTGCAGTTAAAAATGTTcatgaattaatttttgtgaatgcTAAGACTGACTGTTAATGTGTTGTATGTCTTTTAAATGGATGATACAAGTTGTTGGTTTTTCTTGATGCTGCCCAGTGTATTCTGGAATCACTTCAACACGAGGTAAGCACACTGCCTGTTaggtgaaaaaaataattctttattatACCAggtgaatgaaaacaaaacatattttggaggctgcatttttttttttccacctaaaatgtggattttttttttgttgttgtttgttgTGTAAGTTGTGCTTGTGGCATGGTttagtttcaaatttttcaaccctCCAACGTTGTGTTCCGTCAGTTTTTATTTTGCTTCACCCTCAAGCGTAGTTTTTTGTGTAAAAACCATTTGTGT includes these proteins:
- the LOC134536911 gene encoding uncharacterized protein K02A2.6-like, which encodes MEGLKPPGPFTFDGDLANNWKRWKQKFLIYMKATGGDGKDDGIKIATLLHVLGEEGQDLFFTMDISEENSKKYDSVLACLESYFLPKTNQSVERHKFNNRVQEEGETIDAFVTALRRLSTNCGYDGLRDDLIKDRIVCGVRDSRLKDRLLREPILTLAKATQICKAAEQTQELMETIDRKEVVHTVYRSNQKSMKSSERSTEDEDICEKRTSNYRTRGKPMGRAAYPSHSNNSFKGPRDGRATHQQYNKPSTSKLHPEHGTHNEGFSRYGQSFDKMCHKCGHKHSYQQCPAINAACYNCNKRGHYSRMCRLKSVNEVLNKESNVGSEKPVELLLGCVTSKMLMPVDGIATNLTDEWFYSLYITDSDVNINFKVDTGAQVNVLPESVFLKLKLTNTALLKSQVALRTYSGSEIQLLGKCFLDCRTNLGTSHKLEFQVTKVDHSTPIIGLPGIQQLGILKRVDTVDARQEPQMHKMLSQYKAVFEGLGNIRVEPHQFVLKPDSAPPTVSFQRIPFSLHDQLQEELDRMIKLGVIIKVDEPTEWLNPIVVVKKPSGELRVCLDPQPLNNAILREHCRLPTLEEVTLKMQGSQYFSTLDANKGFWQIQLTEESSKLTTFHSPSQGRLRFTRLPYGLSCASEIFFKVFSTLFQDIDGVQVYIDDIIVFGKDQHEHDQRLERVLQRALKKNVTFNWDKCRFRLSEVKYIGHIFGKEGIKVDPSKVQAITDFLEPKGVSDLQRFLGMITYLGKFVPNLSEHTALLRELCKQGAIWQWSERHQNAFEKVKILLATTPVLQFYNPHEPITISVDASQKGLGAVLLQSKGPVAYASKSLTQTQQNYAQIEKELLAVVYGCERFHQYIFGRTVLVETDHKPLEAIFKKPLDRCPLRLQRMRIKLQNYDITLKYVPGKELAIADALSRASGPDTNFELHEQEIAAQQGLVVHHIQASNKTLGNLQSETLKDETLIQLKAVILKGWPNTSKKLPSCVKEYYSFKEDLTIQDDLIYKGTQIVIPTSMRGALLDKIHYTHLGIQKCKLRARECVFWPGMSRDIENRVGNCTTCRAAQHANTKEPQIDKEIPGRPWQIVAIDIFHFQGKDYLLLVDTYSKYPEFSHLPNLSSTQVIAHCKAVMARHGIPEILYSDNGPQFSSREFKDFSMRWDFKHKTSSPMYPQSNGLAERHIQTIKHMLKKSVADRKDIMLALLEYRNTPIDTTMPSPAQLLFSRRLRGLLPSTADRFIPQIQPNIVQDLYARQQKQKHYYDYHSRVLKPLKEGSLVKVRNRNSWQSGQIVKLLDRPRSYRVRVDTGHEVERNRKDIIRDSINQPLVIAGDIEEPSGDTQTVDKYESKTPPVHEQLSCELVKDGDDNSQEGFRGFEERHRLGNNVHDTQRNFVQNGERVVKSSSGRTVKLPNYLKDYVCKI